GGGCCCTCCCTCATCTTCGATTAAGCATGGCTAGAAGTTCCCTTCTTCGCCTTCTTGGCACACTGGGACGTTGAACCGGATTTCAGGAACCAAGAAAAAGTGGCATTAGAGGGGATCAAGAGGCTGAAGGAATTCTTCGCAAGCCTTGGGATTCCGGTTACACTAACAGGTGCCGGGATTCCCGAGGGCAAATTCGACGAGATGGCCCGGAAGGCAACTGAAGAGGGTCCTCTAGGTCAGTTCGTCAAGCTTGACAAGGATGATGTGAAGAAGATATACGAACTGGCGAAGTGAAACTGGTGGTCGGTTGAGCGTTATCCGTTGGCCGAAAAAGAGAAGAAGATCACAGCCAGAAAGCTAAACAAGGTTGCGAAACTTGGAGTTTGAAAATATCGGGTAGCGAGTGAGAAGTATAACAGAGTTGTAGGGGCGTGCAGTAGCACGCCCCTTTTCTTCAGGTCATCTATTTCTTCAGAAAGTCAGATGAATTTGTGAATACTCATCAAATCCATGAGGAGAACCTATTGATTGATTGTTGTGTTCTTCAAGATTACCAGACGCTGTAATCCCTTAGAGCCTGTCATTAGATGCGTGGCGTTATTGGTTCTCTTTAGGGCGAACAGCCGTTCGCCCCTACAAAAGAATTGCAGAATCGTCTGACATTGTCACTGTGGCAGTCTATCGGGAGTACTTCACGCCGTCATCCCGGGTTTGACCCGGGATCTGGGCTTTTGATAACGAGGTTAGGGGTTGGGGGTACGAGGTTGGAAGAGCAACAGAAGCTGGTTTGCCGTTTAAAGGTTCTCCGTTCTCAGAAAAGAACGATTGCAAGTTCCAAGATGCAAGAAGAAGAAAGGAGACCCTTTCCTAATGGCAATGAACTAGGCTCATTGCTGACATCCAAGAAGTGAGCATCAAGATTCTGAATCAAGTTCAGATGACGGGATGCGACGTTTTCGGAAAGCCCGCTGGGGTGCTGAAACGAGTTCATGACGAAAAGTGCAAAGTAAAAAGTAATGAGTACAGGGTCTCGGGTTATGAATCGAGATTCTGGCCAGAATCATGCCAGAATGACGCAAAGGACTGTCATACCGAACTTGTTTCGGGATCCGATTTTGATCAATTTCGGAGAACGACGCTTCTCAGCTACTCTTGCTCGGCTAACTCTTCTTTTCTCTGCCTCTTATCTTTGCCTTTCTGAACCAGAAGAAGTACATCGCGCCGATATAAGCTGACAAACCCAGAATGAAGTACAGGTAGTAGATTGGCTGCTCAGCTTTGTAACCAAGTATGGGAATATTCAACAGTATTAGCATCGGAATACCCAGGAATAATGCCAGGCCACTTCCGAAAACCATGTCCTCAGCAGTTCCGGTCTCAAAGGTTGGATCTACCTCTCTGAGCAATGCCATGCCCGTCGAAAGCGTACCTGTGTGCATTCCAAAAAAGGTTACGATGTGTTCCAGGGGTGCCTTCTCGTAGATCCTTTTGCCAAACCAGATTGTGTAGCCAGCAGTGAATAGCCCACCGATCGAGGTAAGGATTATCACGGGCCAGATATACTCGTGAATCACCGAGAAGGAAATCCCGGCGATCGATGCCGCAACCATGAAGTCGAAGACACCTCCGCCGATCCGTTGAAGGAGGAAGTCGTTCATGTATTCAATTTCATACTTTTCTGATTTCCTTACTTTTTCATATATTGCTCTGAACGCCATTGCAAAAAGAACACCTATCACGAAATGGAAACCCCAGAGAACCTGAGCGAATGTCTCGCCGAATGTTCCCAATCCAACAATTAAGCCCGTGAACCATTTCAGGAAAAGGTAAGTGACTAGATACACTATTCCAACAGCCAAAATCTGAATCGTAAAGCCGTCGATGTCCGAGAATTCGAAGTCCCTCATAGTCGCCTCGATTCTTTTCTTGACGGTCGGTTTCTCAATCTGGATACCGATCTGTCGCTTTCTATAGACCATTGTGTTCAGCATCACTATTCCACCAAAGGCGGCCCAGAGAAATCCCAGCGTTGAGACGCTTAGGCCTACGGCTCCTCCACCGGTAAAGCCAAGAGCCTCCCACTGACTTCCGAGAGAATAGGCCTGGCCCGGGCCCTGAGCAAAACCAAGGGCAAGGAGCAGCCCGAAGGGCGGGAAGAGATCCTTGAAGAACAGTCCAACAAGCGCAATACCAATAACGAAACCTACCATACCCTGGAGAGCGTACGACATGCTGATCAGGAAGCCCGTGTTGACGGATGACTTTGTGCTTGAGCGCCGTGTCTTTTTCAACGCGATAGCAATGAACCCTATCGCCATCAGGTGGTAGACGAGGTTTCCAAGTCTATCGTAAGAGAAGGGAATTACCTTCAAAACCTCCGGGCCCAAAAGAATCCCAAGAAAACCGGCTATAACGGCATTTGGAATGAGGACCTTGCTCAATGGAGAAATCAACCTCTTCAAAACGGAAGCGACACCCAATAGGATCGATAAATAAGCGAAATCTAGTACTGAAGTCCAGTCTTGTTCCATGAGATCACCCCTTTTGATCAAAGCAATTGTATCAGAGACAGTTCAAGTTAATTCTCCTCGTTTTTGTTAGAATTGTAAAAAAGGAGGAAATTTGATGACACTAACGCCGCTTGGTGGCGGCCGCGAGATAGGCGCAAATTCCTATCTCCTTAGTCTGGACGGGAAAAATATTTTAATTGATGCAGGAAGACACCCAGTAAAGGAAGGTTTCGAGTCGCTACCTGAAATTGACAAAATAGACGATCTAGATGTGATAATGATCTCCCACTCCCACTACGACCATCTCTCTTCTCTTCCGTACATTTCTCAAAGATGGCCAAATGCCCCCATCCTGATGGCTCAAGAAAACAAGGGTCTTTCACTTAGAATACTTCAGAACTCCGTTGAGGTAATGAAGAAGAAAAACGCCAAGGATGGTGTAGAACCGATACTATACAATCACGGCGAGATCAACGAGCTGAAGAGAAGAATATATCCCATGGAGTACTTCCAGCGATATTCAATAGACGACGTAGTGGATGTGGCGCTCTATCCGGCAGGACATGTGATGGGTGCAGCTTCGATCTTTCTCGAACACAAAGGAAAGCGGATACTCTATTCTGGAGATATTTCTCTTTCGCAGCAGCTCACCATCCCTCCGGCCCAGCTTCCAAAGAAGGTCGAGACACTGATATCCGAGGGAACATACGGCGCGAAAGAAAACCAGCTTCTAACAAGATATAGCGAAATAGAGCGCCTGAGCAAATCGGTGAAACGCGTTCTAGACAATGGCGGGCGGGTATTACTGCCGGTATTTGCTCTTGGGAGAGGACAGGAGACAATATACATGCTCCTCAGGCTAATGCAGAAGAACAAGATCCCCTCCGTTCCTATATACACAAAT
This genomic stretch from Mesotoga sp. UBA6090 harbors:
- a CDS encoding sodium:glutamate symporter, with product MEQDWTSVLDFAYLSILLGVASVLKRLISPLSKVLIPNAVIAGFLGILLGPEVLKVIPFSYDRLGNLVYHLMAIGFIAIALKKTRRSSTKSSVNTGFLISMSYALQGMVGFVIGIALVGLFFKDLFPPFGLLLALGFAQGPGQAYSLGSQWEALGFTGGGAVGLSVSTLGFLWAAFGGIVMLNTMVYRKRQIGIQIEKPTVKKRIEATMRDFEFSDIDGFTIQILAVGIVYLVTYLFLKWFTGLIVGLGTFGETFAQVLWGFHFVIGVLFAMAFRAIYEKVRKSEKYEIEYMNDFLLQRIGGGVFDFMVAASIAGISFSVIHEYIWPVIILTSIGGLFTAGYTIWFGKRIYEKAPLEHIVTFFGMHTGTLSTGMALLREVDPTFETGTAEDMVFGSGLALFLGIPMLILLNIPILGYKAEQPIYYLYFILGLSAYIGAMYFFWFRKAKIRGREKKS
- a CDS encoding MBL fold metallo-hydrolase — its product is MTLTPLGGGREIGANSYLLSLDGKNILIDAGRHPVKEGFESLPEIDKIDDLDVIMISHSHYDHLSSLPYISQRWPNAPILMAQENKGLSLRILQNSVEVMKKKNAKDGVEPILYNHGEINELKRRIYPMEYFQRYSIDDVVDVALYPAGHVMGAASIFLEHKGKRILYSGDISLSQQLTIPPAQLPKKVETLISEGTYGAKENQLLTRYSEIERLSKSVKRVLDNGGRVLLPVFALGRGQETIYMLLRLMQKNKIPSVPIYTNGMVASLSNLYMSNYERISDKDRKWFMQNFQKNVTVAPKSIERLLYSKESALLVFSAGMLVEDTLSYIFAKQMLPNSKDGIFFMGYQSPESDGYRVLQSTKNGDDKITLGEETVEIGTKNIDIFNFSGHADYQELLDLPRKLQPEKLIYVHGDEGALENLAEELQYEFEIQIPSNLQTVEL